A region from the Aegilops tauschii subsp. strangulata cultivar AL8/78 chromosome 5, Aet v6.0, whole genome shotgun sequence genome encodes:
- the LOC141023095 gene encoding uncharacterized protein codes for MGQLGKWALLMMEFDITFVPQKAIKGQALAEFLAAHPVPDDSPLITDLPDEEVFTVDLDAPWELYFDDASRMEADADGAPRRRAGAGLVFKTPQGGVMYHSFSLLKEECSNNEAEYEALIFGLLLALSMDVRSLRAFGDSQLIVRQVNDIYEARKPELVPYYTAARNLMEKFQHVEVLHVPRSRNAPADASAKLAAALVLPDNKTMQVNVEERWLLPAVLELIPAEYEVNSIMTNTVEEDEWLQPFLDYFKHGSLPDDPVARCQLQRRLPFYLYEAGVLYRWSHGQEVLLRCVNRGEAEKIL; via the coding sequence ATGGGGCAACTGGGAAAATGGGCGCTTCTCATGATGGAGTTCGATATCACTTTTGTCCCTCAGAAGGCAATCAAAGGGCAAGCCTTGGCGGAGTTCCTCGCGGCGCACCCGGTGCCAGATGATTCCCCTCTCATCACCGATCTTCCTGATGAGGAGGTCTTCACCGTCGACCTCGATGCACCGTGGGAGCTCTACTTCGACGACGCCTCTCGCATGGAGGCCGATGCTGATGGAGCCCCAAGACGAAGGGCAGGCGCAGGTTTGGTGTTCAAGACGCCGCAAGGAGGGGTGATGTATCACTCATTTTCTCTCCTCAAAGAAGAATGCTCAAATAACGAGGcagagtacgaggcgctcatcttcggccttctcctggcgctctccatggaTGTCCGCTCTTTACGGGCCTTTGGTGACTCCCAACTCATTGTTCGTCAAGTCAATGACATCTACGAAGCTCGCAAGCCTGAACTGGTGCCGTACTACACTGCGGCCCGGAACCTCATGGAAAAATTTCAACATGTTGAAGTGCTCCATGTCCCACGAAGCAGAAATGCGCCTGCTGATGCCTCGGCAAAACTAGCGGCAGCATTGGTGCTCCCAGATAATAAAACCATGCAGGTAAATGTTGAAGAAAGGTGGCTCCTCCCAGCTGTTCTGGAGCTTATCCCGGCGGAGTACGAAGTCAACTCCATCATGACGAACACCGTGGAGGAAGACGAGTGGCTGCAACCCTTCCTCGACTACTTCAAGCATGGCAGTCTCCCCGACGACCCCGTCGCGAGATGCCAACTACAACGACGACTCCCCTTTTATCTTTATGAAGCAGGTGTCCTATACAGGTGGTCTCATGGACAGGAGGTCCTACTTCGGTGCGTCAATCGAGGTGAAGCCGAGAAGATCCTCTAG